The proteins below come from a single Osmerus mordax isolate fOsmMor3 chromosome 3, fOsmMor3.pri, whole genome shotgun sequence genomic window:
- the srcin1a gene encoding SRC kinase signaling inhibitor 1 has product MISTDDLEYPREYRTLGNGTRRFSNVGLVHTSEHRHTVIAAQSLEALTSLHKADMERKRDAFMDHLKTKYQQQQQQLQHPHHGQHHGQHHSPHHNPPSPSPSHASARGTPDRAAREQVEDEQQPNYWSFKSRSPRHSQSTQSGLADQAAKLSFASAESLETMSEADIPLGFNRMNRFRQSLPLSRSASQNKLRSPGVLFLQFGDETRRVHITHELTSLDTLHALIVHMFPQKLTAGMLKSPNTAILIKDEARNVFYELEDVRDIQDRSIIKIYRKEPIYASYPAAHLANGDLRREMVYSSRDSSPTRRLNTLPSSTASPPSGSPSRSRLSYSGGRPPSFAGPGHPQHQQQPQHPHHPSGGHGGGPNAGLSPSPSAILERRDVKPDDEGSGKNMMLMKNEGLYADPYSLVHEGRLSIASTQSLAAIGDPFAFPVSGGLYRRGSVRSLSTYSAAALQGELEDALYKPGGQLYSDTYSSATLGMGFRMPPSSPQKIPDMQLRDRDYSSSPSRASPVRQAFRKDSASSSVFVESPKSRPSSGSEPLCLTAGPGAEGGRSTPGFSSTVPGQESDARTRMERLDRMEAMEKQIASLTGLVQSVLTRAPDSDSTCGLLRLCMMAGCPPDQGAEFSRPFPFSSSEKTESASDGSATGTGRLKRKAQTPSAPLALMPPPPANGSPASRLQMQLHLHDLQQNATDLRKQLSQLRNLQLQNQDSVRTLVKRTEAELSVRVSDALRKQEDPLQRQRLLVEEERLKYLNEEELIIQQLHDLEKSVEEIQKDSSVNHKLVTVQELEEKASVLRRLGETLTELKNQFPGLQSKMRVVLRVEVEAVKFLKEEPHRLDALLKRCKTVTDTLTMRRQVNEGVWKKQDNVSSPFSKHNEDFRKSNDFDLPTSPPLGINDLGVGGGVGGLSSLSNWSPHSGHSHGNPSSHHRDHHPPVPHKGRALEELANRAASDKAVSVEVRLAAERDWEEKRASLTQYSAQDINRLLEETQAELMKAIPDLDFAAKQIKPSSNTPSQTPHGGTLEHRSIKPQHAKLSGKEPGSRRGSDELTVGRYRTEKPSKSPPPPPPRRSFPSSPGLTTRSGETLIPGKSIKMESEDGEAQKPHVKLRRAVSENPRPASTPPNLATGDKEETEEERIAAELELSRASLDCSVLRWEQGGSGPRGGPLAPDTQIVLTECSSVPTPASEGSVRDQTQGPSPVSHTPGETGPHMVSQTQPSQERVPVGQPRKAAPLRELKIQESFEEVGEKREELSLVLTELDVRAMSPSEAQGLGRVVGEALRTLTLPLEERKAEENLDVSLSESPILVLFREAVTVREAYSQLHTLLETPRPVPKPRAGSCPSGLSRVSSPPNPRLCLPPDQQESLGEALRRGMDTGGRALTLSPSRVAVETLIDQSQQSPAAAPLRSNGSAGTEAGLARASQRARGEDIRSSTYRRLDSLEETIRELEITLLEISGYPSTQLLHPQNPSSDAPQGEDSAPGQTPSAPASEHRKPPVPPKPSSFAPATAKAGNGSSGVGKVLHSSAASRLKHLQQNSTEKTKSGKREDFLKSQAQQQASRVNDSGYGSVEPLLSNTRAASFSGRLPSNSAVFAPGLRKYPQEGALSSLTASSNQAKALLASLSASSLSASGLSAEALLLSSTFRHHRLLRENRTSSTPLPLPNGRPSSSSTATSSTSSTSPTSPTLSLSPSSPTPLTSLSLSSLGLKSGGRGLQCSSGITSYKERSSKTLPKNLSPSGSQ; this is encoded by the exons AGCCGTAGCCCGCGCCACTCCCAGTCCACCCAGTCGGGGCTCGCGGACCAGGCAGCGAAGCTGTCGTTTGCGTCGGCGGAGTCTCTGGAGACCATGTCTGAGGCCGACATCCCGCTGGGGTTCAACCGCATGAACCGCTTCCGCCAGAGCCTACCGCTGTCCCGCTCCGCCAGCCAGAATAAGCTGCGCTCCCCAG gcgtgCTGTTCCTGCAGTTTGGCGACGAGACCCGCCGCGTCCACATCACGCACGAGTTGACCAGCCTGGACACCCTGCACGCCCTCATCGTGCACATGTTCCCCCAGAAGCTGACGGCGGGCATGCTCAAGTCCCCCAACACGGCCATCCTGATCAAGGACGAGGCCCGCAACGTCTTCTACGAGCTGGAGGACGTGCGCGACATCCAGGACCGCAGCATCATCAAGATCTACCGCAAGGAGCCCATCTACGCCTCCTATCCCGCCGCCCACCTGGCCAATGGAGACCTGAGG aggGAGATGGTGTACTCGTCCCGTGACTCTTCCCCCACCCGCCGCCTgaacaccctcccctcctcgacCGCCTCGCCCCCCTCGGGCTCCCCGTCCCGCTCGCGCCTCTCCTACAGCGGGGGGCGCCCACCCTCATTTGCCGGGCCGGGGCACCCCCAGCACCAACAGCAgccccagcacccccaccacccatcGGGGGGCCACGGCGGGGGCCCCAACGCCGGCCTCTCGCCCTCGCCCAGCGCCATCCTGGAGCGCCGCGACGTCAAGCCCGACGACGAGGGCTCCGGGAAGAACATGATGCTGATGAAGAACGAGGGGCTGTACGCCGACCCTTACAGCCTGGTCCACGAGGGCCGCCTGAGCATCGCCTCCACGCAGTCGCTGGCCGCCATCGGGGACCCCTTCGCCTTCCCCGTGTCCGGGGGCCTCTACCGCAGAGGCTCCGTGCGCTCGCTCAGCACCTACTCCGCCGCcgccctgcagggggagctaGAGGACGCCCTGTACAAGCCCGGGGGGCAGCTCTACTCGGACACCTACTCCTCGGCCACCCTGGGCATGGGCTTCCGCATGCCGCCCTCCTCCCCGCAGAAGATCCCAGACATGCAGCTGAGGGACAGGGACTACTCCAGCTCCCCCAGCAGGGCCTCCCCGGTCAGGCAGGCCTTCCGCAAGGACTCGGCCTCCTCCTCCGTGTTTGTGGAGAGCCCCAAGTCCAGGCCCAGCTCCGGCTCGGAGCCGCTGTGTCTGACGGCCGGGCCGGGGGCCGAGGGAGGCAGGAGCACGCCTGGGTTCAGCTCCACCGTGCCAGGCCAGGAGTCGGACGCCAG GACACGTATGGAGCGTCTGGACAGGATGGAGGCCATGGAGAAGCAGATAGCCAGCCTGACTGGCCTGGTACAGAGTGTACTGACCAGAGCACCCGACAGCGACAGCAC ATGCGGTCTGCTGCGCCTCTGCATGATGGCGGGCTGCCCTCCGGACCAAGGGGCGGAGTTCTCACGgcccttccctttctcttccaGCGAGAAGACCGAATCCGCCAGCGACGGCTCCGCCACAGGAA CTGGCCGACTGAAGCGGAAAG CTCAGACTCCCTCGGCCCCGCTGGCCCTGATGCCGCCCCCGCCCGCCAACGGCAGCCCGGCCAGCCGGCTACAGATGCAGCTCCACCTGCACGACCTGCAGCAGAACGCTACCGACCTGCGCAAACAGCTGTCGCAGCTGCGCAACCTGCAG cttCAGAACCAGGACTCGGTGCGGACGCTGGTCAAACGCACGGAGGCGGAGCTAAGCGTGCGTGTGAGCGATGCGTTGAGGAAGCAGGAAGACCCCCTGCAGAGACAGCGCCTcctagtggaggaggagagactcaAGTACCTCAACGAGGAGGAGCTTATCATCCAGCAGCTcca TGACCTGGAGAAGTCTGTGGAGGAGATCCAGAAGGATTCATCTGTCAACCACAAGCTGGTGACggtgcaggagctggaggagaaggcttCTGTGCTgaggagactgggagagacTCTCACTGAGCTGAAGA ACCAGTTCCCCGGCCTGCAGAGTAAGATGCGTgtggtgctccgcgtggaggtGGAGGCTGTCAAGTTCCTGAAGGAGGAGCCCCACAGACTGGACGCCCTGCTGAAACGCTGCAAGACCGTCACAGACACTCTAACCATGCGCAG GCAAGTCAACGAGGGGGTGTGGAAGAAGCAGGACAACGTCTCCAGCCCGTTCTCCAAGCACAACGAAGACTTCCGCAAGAGCAACGACTttgacctgcccaccagcccccctctcgGCATCAACGACctgggggtaggaggaggggtagggggcCTCAGCAGCCTGTCCAACTGGAGCCCTCACTCCGGTCACAGCCACGGTAACCCCTCCAGCCACCACAGGGACCACCACCCGCCTGTCCCCCACAAGGGCAGAGCCCTGGAGGAGCTGGCGAACCGGGCTGCCTCAGACAAGGCCGTGTCTGTGGAGGTCCGACTG GCTGCGGAACGAGACTGGGAGGAGAAGCGGGCCAGTTTGACCCAGTACAGCGCTCAGGACATCAACCGGCTGCTGGAGGAGACCCAGGCAGAGCTGATGAAGGCCATCCCTGACCTGGACTTTGCTGCCAAGCAGATCAAGCCCTCCTCCAACACGCCCTCTCAGACGCCCCATGGCGGGACCCTGGAGCACAGGTCCATCAAGCCCCAGCACGCCAAGCTGTCCGGGAAGGAGCCCGGCTCCAGGCGTGGCTCTG ATGAGCTGACGGTGGGGCGCTATCGCACGGAGAAGCCCTCCAAGTCTCCTCCCCCGCCGCCACCCCGACGCAGCTTCCCATCATCCCCTGGGCTGACCACCCGCAGCGGAGAGACCCTCATCCCTGGGAAGAGTATAAAG ATGGAGTCCGAGGACGGCGAGGCCCAGAAGCCCCACGTGAAGCTGCGAAGGGCCGTGTCGGAGAACCCCCGCCCTGCATCCACCCCACCCAACCTGGCAACCGGGGACAAGGAGGAGACCGAGGAGGAGAGAATTGCTGCTGAACTGGAG ttgtcCAGAGCTTCGCTGGACTGCTCTGTTCTCCGGTGGGAGCAGGGCGGATCAGGGCCCAGAGGAGGCCCTCTGGCACCAGACACTCAG ATTGTGCTGACTGAGTGCTCGTCAGTTCCAACCCCTGCCTCTGAGGGTTCTGTCAGAGACCAAACACAGGGCCCCTCCCCAGTGAGCCACACTCCAGGAGAGACTGGTCCCCACATggtctcccagacccagccttcCCAGGAGAGGGTTCCTGTGGGACAGCCCCGAAAGGCGGCCCCCCTCCGGGAGCTGAAGATCCAGGAATCCTTTGAGGAAGtcggggagaagagagaggagctgtccctggtgctgacTGAGCTGGACGTGAGGGCCATGTCCCCTTCTGAAGCCCAGGGCCTTGGCAGGGTTGTGGGAGAGGCTCTGAGGACGCTGACTCTTCCATTAGAGGAAAGGAAGGCCGAGGAGAACCTGGATGTCAGCCTCAGTGAGAGTCCTATCCTGGTGCTCTTCAGGGAAGCGGTGACTGTCAGGGAGGCTTACAGTCAGCTCCACACTCTGCTGGAAACACCCAGGCCAGTGCCCAAACCCAGGGCAGGGTCTTGCCCCAGCGGCCTGAGCCGTGTCTCCAGCCCCCCTaaccccagactctgcctcccccccgaCCAGCAGGAATCTCTGGGGGAGGCgttgaggagagggatggatacGGGAGGGAGGGCCCTAACTCTCAGCCCCAGCAGAGTAGCCGTGGAAACCCTAATAGACCAATCCCAGCAGAGCCCAGCAGCTGCTCCATTAAGGTCTAATGGGTCAGCAGGTACGGAGGCGGGCCTGGCCAGAGCAAGCCAGAGGGCCCGGGGAGAGGACATCCGCAGCAGCACCTACCGGAGGCTGGACAGCCTGGAGGAGACCATCAGGGAGCTGGAGATCACCCTGCTGGAGATCAGCGGCTACCCCAGCAcccagctcctccacccccagaacCCCTCCTCAGACGCCCCGCAGGGAGAGGACTCCGCCCCAGGCCAGACCCCCAGCGCTCCAGCCTCAGAACATCGGAAGCCTCCCGTCCCACCCAAGCCCTCTTCGTTCGCTCCCGCCACAGCCAAG GCAGGGAACGGCTCCTCTGGTGTGGGTAAAGTCCTCCACTCCTCGGCTGCCTCCAGGCTAAAGCACCTGCAGCAGAACAGCACAGAGAAGACCAAGAGTGGCAAGAGAGAAGACTTCCTCAAGAGTCAGGCCCAGCAGCAG gcaagtagggtgaa CGACAGTGGCTATGGCAGTGTGGAGCCTCTCTTGTCTAACACCAGGGCTGCCAGTTTCTCTGGCCGCCTGCCCTCCAACTCGGCAGTGTTTGCCCCGGGCCTGAGGAAGTATCCCCAGGAGGGGGCGCTATCCTCCCTGACGGCCTCCTCCAACCAGGCCAAGGCCCTGCTGGCCAGCCTGTCAGCCTCCAGCCTGTCAGCCTCCGGCCTGAGTGCCGaggccctgctcctctcctccaccttccgacaccaccgcctcctccgtGAGAAccgcacctcctccaccccgctGCCCCTGCCCAACGGGCGCCCCTCCTCGTCGTCCAcggccacctcctccacctcctccacctcccccacctcccccaccctgtccttgtccccctcctcccccacccccctgacctccctcagcctctcctccctgggcctGAAGAGTGGCGGCCGCGGCCTGCAGTGCTCCAGCGGCATCACCAGCTACAAGGAGCGCAGCAGCAAGACACTGCCCAAGAACCTGTCCCCCAGCGGCTcccagtga